GTGGACGTGCAGATCTTGTGCGCTTCAAAGGAAAATACCCTCGTCATTCCTTTCACTGCTTTGCAAGAGGAGGGTGGAGAAACCTATGTGCTGGTGAAAAAGGGTGAGAGGGAAACCGAAAGGCGGCCAGTGAAAGTGGGTTTACGCAGTGAAACCACGGTGGAAATCGTAGAGGGATTGGAGGAAGGCGAAGAGGTGGTCATCGCTTTGGGAAGTCGTTCTCAAGTGACTGCGGGTGGGTCGACGGAACCAGAGACGGGTGGACCACCCATGTAGAGGGAGGAAAAAATGGTTGAAAACCATCATGTCATCGTGACAAGGGACCTGTATAAGGTGTACCGGATGGGTGATCAGGAAGTATGGGCTCTGAATGGCGTGAATTTAGAGGTCGCCCCAGGGGAATTTGCAGCCATAATGGGTCCTTCTGGTTCAGGGAAAACCACCCTCACCAACCTTCTGGGTTGCCTTGATACGCCGACCCGCGGGCAGTACTACCTGGATGGCGAAGAAGTTTCTCGGCTGCGAGAAAATCAACTGGCTGAAATCCGCAACCGGAAAATCGGTTTTGTTTTCCAGAACTTTAACCTTTTACCCCGTCTTACCGCCTTTCAAAATGTGGAACTTCCGCTTCTTTACGCTGAGGTGCCTCCGAAGAAACGTCGAGAACGAGTGAGGGAACTTCTGGCTATGGTGGGTTTGGAGTCGCGCATGCACCACCGGCCAAATCAACTTTCGGGAGGGCAAAACCAGCGGGTGGCGATTGCCCGGGCTCTGGTCAACGACCCTTCCATTATTCTAGCCGATGAACCGACTGGTAACCTGGATACCCTCACCGGTGAGGAAATCATGGCCATTTTTCAGAAGCTCAACCAGATGGGGAAGACCATTCTCCTCATCACCCATGAACGGGATATCGCGTTGCATGCCAAACATGTCTTTCATTTGCGGGATGGACAACTCATCCGGGTGGAAGAGGTGCAGGATCCTCTGCGGGCAGAAGAGCGTATTGAGGCCATCAAGACCCAGAGGGAAGGGGGGGAAAGGGTCAGTGAATGTCTCTGAAAGTTTTCGAACAGCTGCCTTTAACCTGATGGCCAATAAGCTCCGTTCTTTTTTGACCATGTTGGGGATCATCATCGGTATCGCTGCGGTGGTGACCATGACTGGGCTTGGACAGGGGATGCGCAGCCAGGTGATCGGTGAGATCAGTAGCCTGGGGTCCAATCTCCTTACCGTCATTCCCGGTCGGGCTCGCCAGACTCCCTGGGGGGCGGTCCGGACCCGGGGTTCTTTTAATGTGCTCAAATATCGCTATCTGGAAGAACTCATCAACATGAGGATTCCTGGAGTGAAAGCGATTACCGCTGAAATGAGCGTTCCCAAAACGGTGGTTTACGCTCGGCAGAGCACCACCGTGAATGTGACGGGTACAACGCCAGACTACTTTACCATTCGTAATTTCAACCTGCAGTATGGTCGGCTTTTCAATGGATATGACCTGTTCTATACCCAGAAAGTGGCGGTTCTGGGCGCTACGGTGGCCAGAGACCTTTTCGGTGACAACTTGCCTTCGGCTTTGGGAAAGACGATTCGTATCGGAAATACCAATTTCACCGTTATTGGGGTTTTGGAGTCCAAAACGGTCATGGGTCAGGACTTGGGTAGCCAGGTTTTTGTGCCTCTTTCGTCGCACCGACAGTATTTGAGCGGTTCGAATTATCTGCAGGGTATCATCGTGCAGACAACGACCCAGGAAAATCTGGGAACGGTGGTCGATATCATAGCTGACTTTTTTAGCCGTAAGATTGGGGACCGAGAACAATTCGATATCCTCAACCAGGCCGATATCCTCAAGACCATTAACACCGTGACGGGAAGCATCACCCTGTTTTTGGCGGCTATCACTGGGATATCACTTCTTGTGGGTGGCATAGGAGTGATGAACATTATGCTGGTATCCGTGGTGGAGAGGACCAGAGAGATTGGCTTACGTAAGGCCATTGGGGCGAAACCGAGGGATATTCTCTTCCAGTTTGTGATTGAGGCGGCCATTTTGACCTTAAGTGGCGGCGTGGTAGGGGTTATTCTGGGAATGGTCATGGGCAAAGTTGGGGGGCGCCTTTCGGGCTGGACTTTTACCATTTCCCCAGGCGCAGTCAGCCTTGCTTTGGCCATTTCCTTTATGGTGGGGTTCTTCTTCGGTATTTATCCTGCTCGGCGGGCCAGCAGGCTCAATCCCATTGTGGCTTTGCGCTACGAGTAGGAAAGCGGATACAATTCCAAAAAGAATGGAGGGTTCGTCTATGGAACGTTTCATGAAGTTTGTCGGTGTTGGTGTTGTCATTCTGATTCTTCTTGGTTTGGTTTCGGTTTGGGCTTCTGAGACCATTTCACTCAACCAGGCTGTGGACATGGGGCTCTCAAGGAGCAGTGCTTTCAAGGTGGCCACTTTCACTCTGATGCAAAACGAAGTAACCTATAAACAGAGTAAAGCTAATCTCCTTCTTCAACCTTCCATTCTCTCAGAGTTGGAAATTGAAAATGTCTGGCGCAACGCGAATCGCAATTTCGAGGTGCAGAAGAGCGCGATTGCGCTCAGGGTGGAAGAGCTCTACTATAACCAGCTCAAGGCCGAGAGAACCCTTGTGCTTTCCCAGGAAAATCTTAAACGGGCCGAAAAACAGTTAGAGAATATCCAGACCAAATTTTCCCTGGGAACGGTGGCCAAAATCGACCTGTTAAAGAGTGAACTGGAAGTTGAGAATGCTCGTCTTGAAGTAAAAAGGGCTGAAAAGAACCTGCACATTGCCCAGGCTGAGCTTGCTTCCTATCTTGTGGGGGATACCAAAAAGGTGTTTACCCTTTCTACCCAACTTACGTTTGAACCCCTTGACCTTGATCTGGAACGTTGCATTGCGTATGCCCTCGCCAACCGTCCGGAAATTAAAACCAGAGAAGAGGCCCTTTCTTTAAGTCGGAAAGCGGTTGAAGTCACCCGTGCGCCGTACTATCCGTCTTTGGAGGTGGAAAAAGCCCGTGCTTCCCTGCAACTTGCCGAAGTTCAGCTTGAAGACACTCGCAATGCTATTGTCCTGGAGGTGGAACGGAAGTTTGTGAACTTCGTTGCTGCTCTTGATAGCGTCCCCGTGGCCCAGAAAAGCCAGGAAATTGCCCGAGAAAACCTGAACGTAGCTCAGGCTCGCTTTGATGCCGGGGTGCTGACCGTGGTGGACCTCCTTTCTGCCCAGAATAACCTCTACGAAGCTGAAAGCAATTACCTAAATGCCATTTTCAACTACAACATGAGTAAAGCTCAGCTCTATCAGGCTCTGGGTATCAACGTGGCTGAACGCGAAAAGTATACGCAAGACCTTCTCAAAGAGAAACCAAAACCCAAAACAGAGGAAACCCCTACCAAGCAGTAA
The genomic region above belongs to Atribacterota bacterium and contains:
- a CDS encoding ABC transporter ATP-binding protein, encoding MVENHHVIVTRDLYKVYRMGDQEVWALNGVNLEVAPGEFAAIMGPSGSGKTTLTNLLGCLDTPTRGQYYLDGEEVSRLRENQLAEIRNRKIGFVFQNFNLLPRLTAFQNVELPLLYAEVPPKKRRERVRELLAMVGLESRMHHRPNQLSGGQNQRVAIARALVNDPSIILADEPTGNLDTLTGEEIMAIFQKLNQMGKTILLITHERDIALHAKHVFHLRDGQLIRVEEVQDPLRAEERIEAIKTQREGGERVSECL
- a CDS encoding ABC transporter permease, producing MNVSESFRTAAFNLMANKLRSFLTMLGIIIGIAAVVTMTGLGQGMRSQVIGEISSLGSNLLTVIPGRARQTPWGAVRTRGSFNVLKYRYLEELINMRIPGVKAITAEMSVPKTVVYARQSTTVNVTGTTPDYFTIRNFNLQYGRLFNGYDLFYTQKVAVLGATVARDLFGDNLPSALGKTIRIGNTNFTVIGVLESKTVMGQDLGSQVFVPLSSHRQYLSGSNYLQGIIVQTTTQENLGTVVDIIADFFSRKIGDREQFDILNQADILKTINTVTGSITLFLAAITGISLLVGGIGVMNIMLVSVVERTREIGLRKAIGAKPRDILFQFVIEAAILTLSGGVVGVILGMVMGKVGGRLSGWTFTISPGAVSLALAISFMVGFFFGIYPARRASRLNPIVALRYE
- a CDS encoding TolC family protein, with the protein product MERFMKFVGVGVVILILLGLVSVWASETISLNQAVDMGLSRSSAFKVATFTLMQNEVTYKQSKANLLLQPSILSELEIENVWRNANRNFEVQKSAIALRVEELYYNQLKAERTLVLSQENLKRAEKQLENIQTKFSLGTVAKIDLLKSELEVENARLEVKRAEKNLHIAQAELASYLVGDTKKVFTLSTQLTFEPLDLDLERCIAYALANRPEIKTREEALSLSRKAVEVTRAPYYPSLEVEKARASLQLAEVQLEDTRNAIVLEVERKFVNFVAALDSVPVAQKSQEIARENLNVAQARFDAGVLTVVDLLSAQNNLYEAESNYLNAIFNYNMSKAQLYQALGINVAEREKYTQDLLKEKPKPKTEETPTKQ